TAACAGATTTTTTTGTCAAAAAAACATCAGCCTGAGTGCTTGCACCTACACTTATTCCAAGCAAAATTGTAACAATATCAATTAAAGGTCCTTTTGCAGCTTCAGCAAGCCTGTTTGTCACTTCTGCTTCTTTTAAAAGGTTTCCAAAAAACAGCATTCCAAGCAAAGGAAGAGCTCCGGGAGCTATAAGGCAACATATCACAAGAGCTGTAACAGGAAAAATAACTTTTTCCTTTTTTGAAATTTCCCTGAAATCTGAACTCATGGTGATCAATCGTTCTTTTTTACTTGTAAGTAATTTCATAATAGGAGGCTGAATAACCGGCACAAGAGCCATATAGGAATATGCTGCAATAGCTATGGGACCAATAAGATCAGGAGCAAGTTTTGAGGTTAGAAAAATGGCTGTGGGCCCGTCTGCTCCCCCTATTATTCCTATTGCTGCTGATTCTGTAGGAGCAAAGCCTAAAAAATAAGCTCCGATAAAAGTAATAAAAATTCCTGCCTGAGCTGCAGCCCCAAGTAAAATAAGAATAGGCCTTGATAAGATGTAGGAAAAATCGGCCATTGCTCCTATGCCGATAAAAATAAGAGGAGGATAAATTCCCTGGGACACTCCTTGATAAAGATAATAAAACACGCTTCCCTCGCTGTACACTCCAAGGGACATTGAGGCCGGTGATGGAAGATTGCCTATAATCATTCCAAAAGAAATTGGCACAAGAAGCAAGGGCTCATATTTTTTAAAAACCCCAAGATAAAGAAAGAAAAAGGCTATTAAAAGCATAATAAAATGCTTGTATGTAAAATAATACAAGCCCGTATTCTCTATAAATGACAATAAAATATTTTCCACTTTTCTTCACTTTTTAAAAATTAACTTCCAGGCTGGAGACTTATCATTCCAAAAAAATTTTCCTGTTTCATCAGGACATATTATTTGTTTTTTTATCAAAAAATCTACAAGGATCCATGGGTTTTCCTGACCGTTCATCAATGATTTTTCTATCAGATCAGGGAGATAAAAAGACTCTTTTTTATTTTTTGAAAGAAAAATTATTTTTTTTGTTTCAGTTATTTGGTTTTTTGTAAAAGAAGCAGTTATTATTTTTTTTTCTTTAAACTTTTTAAAATTCAAATTTTCTAAAATAAATAAAACTCTATGTATATTAGAAACAACAAAAGCAAGAAATGCAAGTCCTGAAAAAACTATGAACAATCCTGAAACTGCTAATAAATATGGGTTTATTTCCATTTTTATCTCTTAAAATATTTTGTTTTGGATAAAAATTCATCTTTCAAACGTATAAGCCTTGAGTTTATTGAAGCATACCTTTTTTCAACATTAACAAGAGTTTTACTTGTAAGCACTCCGCAGACTCCTTTTTTTGAAAGACATGTGCATGTAGTCACATAATGAGTTTTATCAAGAAAAGGTTCTGTTCCAATTATATCTCCAGGATTCATAAGGGTAAAAGCTCGTTTATCAGGAAGGTGAATCAAGAAATGACCATCAACTAAAATATAAATATTTGAGGCTTTTTCTTCGGCACTAAAAAGTTTTTCTCCTGAAACATAAACCTCCTTTTCCATTTCACCGGCAAGTTGCCAAAGTTCATTATTATTAAAGTCTTTGAAAATTTCATTATTCTTGAATGCTAAGATTATTTCTTTCATTTTTACTTTGAATTTTTGAAAAGTTATTGTTAATAGTAAAGAATTATTGGTTTTTTTTAATTTATAAAATTAATTCTTTTATTTTCTAATACTTATTTTTTTTATTGAAACATAGTATATAAACAGGCCGAAAACCAGAAATTTATTTTACTTTTTATAATTTGAATTTAAGTTATAATAAAAATTTTTATCCTGGTTAATGATTTTATAAAAAAATAAGCCTTTTTATCACTTTTCAGCTTAAAACATTAATCAATCTTAAAATAGATAAAGTTTTTCTGATTAGATTTTGACCCTGAGCTTAAATGGATAAAAAATACTTTAGTTTATAAACAAATTAAAATTTAAAAAAGGAGCTTAGTAAATGAAACAATGGGAATGTACTGTTTGCGGTTATATTCACGAAGGTGATGAACCCCCGGAGACCTGTCCTGTTTGCGGCGTTGGTAAATCTGCCTTTACCTTAATAGAAAAAAAAGAGGCGGAAAAACCAGAGCAGGAAGAAAAAGAAGAAACATCTGAGGCAAAACCAGAATCTTCTGAAAAATTAAAAGAAACAAAACCTTCATCTTTAAAAGAAAAAATCGACCAGGCAATCCTTGATCACCATCTTCACCCAATTACTGTTCATATCCCAAATGGTGTGATTCCTGTGGCTGTATTTCTTCTTTTAATAGGCTCTCTCTTTGGGAATGAATCTCTAATTACTGCAGCATACTACAATATCAGCCTGGTTTTTATTTTTATGCCTGTGGTTTTGTACACCGGTTATATTGAATGGATAAACAGATACAGAAAAGCAATGACAGGAATTTTTCAGGCAAAACTTGTAAGTGCTGCTGTGGTTGCCACTTTATCCTGTGTTCTTGCTTTATGGAAAAGTTTTTCTGCTGATGCCGGAGGAGGTTTTTATCTGATTTTGCATCTAATTATGCTTGCCTCAGCAGGTATAGCTGGTCACATTGGCGGAAAGTTTGTTTTCAAAAATTAAATATTAAAACCTAAACACAAAAAAACCCATGATTTAAATATTAAACTCATGGGTTTTTTTATATTTATAAACAAAAGCTGTTTTATATTTTTATTATAATTCTATTTCTTTCGAATCTTCTATTCCAAGATAATTATCATCAAAATCTGTCATAATAGCCATGGAAAGAGGTATCAGCATATCTCCCATCCTGGTAAACTTTGTATTCATATTTTTTACCAGCTCATTGGATATCTGATAAAGAAATTCATAAAGCTTGTCCATTTTTATGGCTGGATATTTTTCACCCTGAACAAAACCCGTTCTTCCGCAAATATGGCTTGTTCCTCCTGTTTCTGTAGGAACTCCATAAGCTCTGCAGTTAAGGGGTCTAAAATCATAAAGATCACATTGATTGTTTTCATTTAAAAGAGGACACCTGACTCTTTCCATTGCCATCATACCTATTATTTCAATATCAGAAACTCCTTGCTTTTGTTCATCAAAAGCTTTTTTCTTTAACCTGTGAATTTCTCTGTCTGCTTTTACAGCTCTGTTAATGATTTCATGTCTTTTAACATCGTCAGTATAGATTTCTCTGAATTTTTTATTAATATATAAACTTTCAATCAAAGTTAAATCGAACAACGCATAGCAGCAGTCTGAACAGCCGGGCTTGCAATTTACCTCTTTTGGGAAATCATCAGCAACTTTTTTAAACGCTTTATCAACAGATTTGGCAAGTTCTTCATAAGCTTTAAAATATTTTGTAAAATCCAAGTTTAACTCCTTAAAATTTATGGATAAAATTTATTAGTTCATTTTTTATAAGATCAACTCAATTTTTTATCAAAGAGATTCTTTTTATTCAAGCTTCTAATGTTTCACGTGAAACAAAGAATTTTTAACTCTGACCTATTTTAATAAAAACCTTTTAAAGACTATTGGTCTTCCATTAATTTATTTTCCTATGCAAAAATTGCTAAAAACTCGATCCAATATATCGGGAGAAACAAGTTCACCTATGATTTCTGAACATAAATCAATACAGGTTTTTAAATCATAAGAAATCAGTTCGATATCATAATTATCATTGACAGAAGAAGATATTAAACTGACCTTAGAATTCAATTTCTTTAAAACTGAATATTGCCTTTTATTTGGAACAAGATATGAATCAGAGGAAGTAAAATTTTTTCCAAAATAATGAACTATTTTATTTTTAAGTTCATCAATTCCTTTGTTTTCTTTTGCGGAGATATACAATGGCTGATTTTTTTCAGTTAAAAATGTTCCACGTGAAACATCTTTGCCAAAAAGATCTATTTTATTTACAACAAGAATAAAAGGGTAATTCTTAATTTCTTGAAACAACTTATCTGTTTCAGGATAAAATGGCTCAGACCCGTCAATCAAAAAAATAATTAAATCTGATTTTTCTAGAAGCTCTCTTGATTTTAAAACCCCTATTTTTTCAATTTCATTATCAGTTTCTCTTATCCCGGCAGTATCTGATAAAACTAAAGGAAACCCATCCAAATTTAAAGCCTCTTCAATTATATCCCTTGTTGTTCCCGGAATTGATGTAACTATAGCTCTTTCCTTTGAAATAAGTTTATTTAAAAGGCTTGATTTTCCCGCATTTGGAGGACCTGCAATTGTAATTTTATACCCATCTCTTACCTGATGACAATTATCATAATTTAAAATTAGAGATCCTATCTCTTTTTTTATTTCGTTTATAGTTTTTAAAAAAAGAGAATGATCAAAATATTCATCTATATCATCTGGAAAATCCACAAAAGCTATAATATTTGCTTCTATATCTATTAATTTATTTCTTGCTTCAATTATTTTTTCTTTTAATTCTCCACTGGAAAGGCTGGCTGCAATTCTATGGGAAGCTTCGCTTGAAGAATTAATTATATCCATTACAGATTCAGCTTTGGTAAGATCTATCCTCCCATTTAAAAAAGCTCGTTTAGTAAACTCACCAGGAGCAGCAGGCTCAGATCCTGAATTTAAAACAAGAGATAAAATTTTATCAAGAACAAATTTTCCTGAATGGGAATGAATTTCAACAATATCTTCCCTGGTATATGAATAGGGTGATTTCATAAAAACAATCAAAACCTCATCAATAACAAATTCTAAATGAGGATCTATTATAAAACCATGGTAAAGATATCTGTATTTAAGAGCTTCCATTTTAAGAGATAAAAACTTTTTATCGGCTTTTCTTTTAAATAAAGAAAGGCCAATATCAAAAGCATTAAAACCTGAAACTCTTATTATACCAATCCCACCGTTTCCCGGCGGAGTTGATATAGCTGCTATTGTATTGTTATTTGAAAATGAATTTATCATTGGATGAGATTCAAAACCGGAGTTTATAAATACAAAACTCCGGTTCAATTCTTTATCTGTTTTTGGAAGTACGTGGTTTACCCTTTGGTCTTCTAGATGGAAAAACCACGAGTTTTCTATAATAACCTTCGCCCATACTCTGGGTTCTTACACGTCTATCGTCTCTTAAAGCTATATGAATAAATCTTCTTTCATAGGCTGACAATTGACCTATGGTGGCAGGCTTTCCTGTTTTTTTAACCTTATCTGCATACCTTAGAGCAATTGAATAAAGATTTTGCTTTCTTCTCTCAAGATAATCTTCAATATCAATAAGAACTCTTACTCTGCCTTCAGATATTTTATTTACAATCTTGTCTATAATAAATTGCATCGCTTCAAGATTTTGCCCTTTTTTACCAATAATAACACCGGGATTTTCTGCTTTTAAATTATATAATACTTCATTTTCTCTTATTTCCGGAGAAATTTCAAAACTATCACTTAGTAAAATAAGAATTTTTTCCAGAGCTTCTCTTCCTTTTTCTACGGCATCTTCAGATATTTCCAAGGGAAAAGAGTCGTTTTTATCTTCTTTGGAACTAACAAAAACCTCTTTAATTTCTTCTGATTTTACTATTGTTTTTTCTTTTTCAATTGCAGATTTTTCAGATGAAATTTCATGGACAATTTTAGTTTCGTCCTTTTTAATTTCTTCCTTTGCCTTTTTATCAGGTTTTGGAAAATATGGTTTCTTTTTTTCTTTAGGTTTGCCCGATGAAAAAGCTTCATCCACAAGAGAAGAGATGTTTTCTTCTGATTTATCAGAAGAAACTTTAATTCTTATTTTCGCTTTTTTAACTCCTATCAAACCAAATAGTAAACCTTTATTTCCGTACTCAACAACTTCATAATCCAACTTATCTGCTGAAACACTAAGATCTTTTAAAGCTGCTTCGATTGCTGATTCAACATCTTTGCCTTCATATTCCTTATGAATAGCCATAAAAACCTCCATCATCATTTAGAAAGGAAACGGGATACATAATATTGCTGCCCCATTGTGAAAAGATTGTTAACAAGCATATAAAGAACAAGCCCTGCAGGGAGATTAACAAAAATCACAGTTATAAAAATCGGCATAAAAAGCATTATTTTAGCCTGGGTGGGATCTCCCCCGGTAGGTGTCATTTTCTGCTGTAAAAACATTGATGCACCCATTACAATGGTAAGGAGAGGTAATCCATAAGGCTCCTTCATAAAAGGGATGGCAAAATTTAAATCAAATAATCTGTCAGGGGCTGACAAATCCTGAATCCACAGCATAAAAGGCGCATGTCTTAACTCAATAGCACTGAACAACATTCTGTAAAGCCCAAAAAATATAGGAATCTGAACCAGAATAGGCAAACAGCCGCTAAGGGGATTTACTTTATAAGTTTTATATAAACTCATAACTTCCTGGTTCATTCTTTGTTTATCGTTTTGATATTTCTCTCTTATTTCCTTCATAAGAGGTTGGATTTTTTTCATTTGCTCCATTGATTTTGCACTTTTGGTTCCAAGAGGCCAAAAGATTATCTTAACAAGAAGGGTAAGCATAATTATGGAAACCCCATAGTTTGGAATAACCTTATAAATATAATTTAAAACCCATAAACAAGGCTTGGAAATTGCGTCAAAAAAACCAAAATCAACTGATTTTTCCAGTTTAAAACCGGCAGATTTTAAAATATCCATTCTTTTCGGCCCAGAATAAAAATGATATTTAAATATTTTTTTCTCTCCATTCTGAAGACTGAAAGGGTTTGAAATAAAATCAGCTTTTATATATTCTTTTTTAGAACCAGAGTATTTATCTTTAAGAATTGAAAAATCACAAATTATACTTTCATCAAAATCAGGAATAACTGCTGTTATGAAATAAATAGACTCCAAAGCTCCCCATTCAATTTTTGAATTAAAATTACCTTCTTCGTCAAGTTTTTTGATTTTTATATGATCAAGATTGTTATTTCTGTAAACAGAAGGCCCAACAAACCCTATCTGCCTTGCCTCAGGCTTTTCAGAGTTAATTGAAACAATAAGCTGGTTTGAAAAAGGATAGCCTGTATTATTTATTAAATCTATTTCACAATCAAAAAGATAAGAATCTTTATAAAATACATATTTTTTTCTTATCGTAAAACCTGATTCTGTCTGATATTCAAAAACTAAGTCTAGTTTATTTGAAGAAAAATGTATTTCCCCGGGATTTTGCTTTGAATAAAAATTGGATTTTTTTAAATCTAATCCTGTTCCTGATTTAAGTTCAGTAAAAAAACTACCTGAAAGAAAATCATTATCTATCATTTCCTTGAAATTAGAACTTTCTCCATTAATTTCTTTATAATTTTTAAGCCTTAAGCTCGTGAGCTTTGCTCCAACACTTGATAATTCTGCAATGTAATTATCTGTTTCAATGACATATTTTTTTTCATCAACAGGAAGACTTCTTATTATATTCTTTGTTTCTTCAGCACCTAAGTTGTCTTTTATATTATAAAATTTATTTTCATTTACTTTATTATCAATATTGTCTTGGGTTGTGTTGTTTTCTAGAAACGCTGTATTTTCTGAAGGAAGATGATTTTTAGTATAAAAATAATTCCATCCGAAAAAAACAATAAAAGATAAAACTACAGCGATTAAAAGACGAAGCTGTTCCATATTTCCTCATCAAAATTTTTTAAAGTTTTAATTAAACAATCCTTATAAAAGAGGATCATACCCTCCTGGATGAAAAGGATTGCATTTCAGTATTCGTTTTAAAGACAAAAACAAACCCTTCAATATTCCGTATTTTTCTATAGCCTGATATGAATAGGCAGAGCAGCTTGGACAAAACCTGCAATTGTCCCCTAAGTAAGGAGAGATTGCCAACTGGTAAAAACGTATCAGAAAAAGAAAAACTTTCTTAATCATTTTTAAGTTTACCTGTTTTTTTAAAAAGAATAAAAAGAGATTTGAATATTTCTTTGGAATCCTTGAAAGAAGCACTTTTCTTGGCTATTATATTTATATCTGGAATAGATTGCAATGAGTGTTGATTAAGCCTCCAATATTCCCTGACAAGACGTTTTATTCTGTTTCTCTCAACAGAATTACCTACTTTTTTAGACACAGTAATACCTATCCTGCCTAAATCAGATTTTTTGTCTTTTTTTCCATAAACACCGATAAAGTGTTTGGAATGACTGACACTTCCAATATTTGCAAGTTTCAAAAACTCTTGTCTTTTTAAAAGACGCCGGGATTTGTCAAATTTATATTCTGCCAAAAGTATATCTTTAAATATTTAAATTTTTAGCTTCAGATATAAGAAAACTGGTACCTTTGAATAAAAATACCAGTTAGTAATTTTTTAATTATTAGGCTGATAGTTTTCTACGACCTTTAGATCTTCTTCTTCTTATAATAGCCCTTCCACCGACTGTAGACATTCTACGTCTAAATCCATGTCTTCTTACTCTTTTAATTTTGCTGGGCTGAAATGTACGTTTCATAATTAAATTTCCTTGTAATTTCTAATATTTGTTAAATTTAAACTATTTATTATCTACATTAACCTGAACAAATAAACACAATATATTAGATTTGTCAATTTTTTCCATCTGATAAATTAAAATATCTTATAAATCTAATAAGATTCAGGTTTTCTCAAATTTTCTATTATATCAAATTGCTCTCTGAAATAATTAGAAACAGGATAAACAACAACAGGCTTATCTGTAAAATCTTCTATAATCTGAAGAATCTTAGCTTCCTCTCCATGGAGAAGTGATGCTATTTCAGGATTGCATCTTATTGTAAAAGATTCTCCTGTCATATCCACAGATTTTCTTTTCACATCCCTTACAATATTATAACATATTGTTTTTCCTGAATTTAAAAATCCTCTTCCCTCACAATATTGACAATCTTGACAAAGAGTAGAATTAAGAGACTTTCTCTCTCTTTTCCTTGTCATCTGAATAAGTCCAAGTTCTGTCATTGGAACAATATATGTTTTTGTTTTATCTTTTTTCAAAGCTTCTTTTAAAGCTCTGAAAACCCTTTCCTGGTTTTCTATTTCTTCCATATCAATAAAATCTACAATTATTATTCCGCAAAGATTTCTAAGCCTTACCTGGTATGCAATTTCTTTAACAGCTTCAAGATTTGTTTTAAGAATTGTTTGTTCAAAATTATGTTTTCCTACATATCTTCCGGTATTAACATCAATTGCAACTAAAGCTTCGGTATGCTCAATTATTATATATCCACCTGATTTAAGCCATACTTTTTTTTTTAATGCTCTTTGGATATCAATTTCAATATTATAGGCATCAAAAATAGGCTCTTTTCCTTGAAAGAGTTCAACTTTTACAGGAAAATCCACCATATGCTTTTTTAAAAAACTTTTTACAGCTTTATAACCGTCTTTTATATCAATAACAACTTTGTTTACTTCGTGGGTAAGAAGATCTCTTACTGCTCTTAAAGTTACTGAAAGATCTCGGTGAAGACATACAGGAGCAGATTTTGTTTTATTTTTTTCAACAACGGATTTCCATAATTTTTCAAGAAATTTCATTTCCCTTATAATGGATTCTTCCTCTATACCTTCAGCTGCTGTTCTTAAAATAAATCCATAATTATTAATTCTTTCTGATTCAATAATTTTTTTAAGCCTTTCCCTTTCAGAAGGCTCTCCTATTCTTCTTGAAATACCTATGTGATTTATAGTGGGCATGAGTACTAGATAACGTCCTGGTATTGAAATATGAGTTGTAACTCTGGCTCCCTTGGTTCCCATAGGACCTTTGGATACCTGAACAACAATTTCCTGGCCTTCACTTAATACAGACTGAATTTGAAAACTTTTTTCTTCATGACCTGAAACACCATAACCACTAGAGTCTTCAGTTTCATCTGTTAAGTCACCACTGAATTTTTCTAAAAAATCTTCACTTTCCAAGTTTAAGTTATCTGTCTGGACAACATCATCCACATAAAGAAATGCAGCTTTATCAAGTCCTACTTCAACAAAAGCCGCCTGCATTCCTGGAAGCACTCTTTGTATCTTACCCTTGTAGATACTTCCGACAATGTTTTCGTCAATCCCCCTTTCAATAAAAAGTTCTGATAAAACACCGTTTTCAAGAAGAGCTACTCTTGTTTCATGCAAAGATGCATTAATAATAAGCTCTTTTTCCATTAAACTTTATCCATTTCTTTAATTTTGTATATTTTTAAATTTCTTATTTTTTCTTTGTCTAAATTCAAAAAATGATTTAAAAAAATATCAGGTCGCAGTGTCTTACCATTTTCAGATAAAATTTTCATTTTAATTTTACCTGTATCTACTATTTTTACTTGTTCAAACCATTTTTTCAAATCATAATTTCTTGGTTTTTTCTTTTTCAAAAGAGTTATTTCAAAAGAATTTAACAAATTAAATTCTTTTATCTTATCTGAATAAATATCAGCATTTCTTAAATTGACTTCATAAACAGATAAGGAATGTGGATAAAATTTATATTTTTTTTCCACTTTTTCAATATTTTTAATTAAAAGACCCTGGGGAAGAGTTTTGTTAAGATTTAGAAACAGGCTTTCAATATCCATATCATAACAATCCACAGTCATTAATTCGCCATAGCTTTCCATTCCAAGGGGCAGGGCATCTTTGAAGGTCATTTTCGGTTTAGGATGAAATCCTTTGGAAAAATCAAACTTCATTTTGGATCTGTCAAAAGCACGCTGGAAAATTCCAACAATTTCCAAATGACCAAAGTAAGCAGCATTTCCAAGTTTTTCAAACAAAACTTTTAACTTTAAAATTTTATTTTTATCAGTTTGTTCTAAATGAACGTTTTTATAAAAATCATGGGAAATTCCTGGCTTGTCAAAAACTTTTGGGTAAATATTTTTAAAATCACATACCCCGCATTGGTTGCATTCACTGATTCTACAGTCCTGGGTGACAATAGTATTTTTTGAATTGTACAATTCTTTTAAAAGATATTCTTTTGTTACCCCTGTATCTATTTTATCCCAGGGAAGACTTGAATCTTCATCTCTTTTACCTGTATAAAAATCAATATCAATTCCAAGACTTTCAACAGCAGCAATCCATTTATTATAATCAAAGTGCTCAGACCATCCATCCAGATGACACCCAGATTCATAAGCCTTTACTATCAATGGAGCAAGGGTTCTGTCTCCCCTTGAAAAAAGACCTTCAAGCCTTGAATGTTCAGGATCCTGCCATTTTAAATTAACACCCTTGATTTTTTTAAGGTTATTTTTGAGATATAAAAAATTTTCCAGGGACTCTTCACGGCTTAAAAGTTTTTCCCATTGAAAAGGTGTATGAGGTTTTGGGATAAATGTTGTAAAACTTACATTTATTTTACAATTTTTTGCTTCGGGAAGAAATTTTAGTTTTTTAACCAACTCAACAAGTTCATCAAGATCATCTTTTGTTTCAGAAGGGAGCCCTGTCATGAAATAAAGTTTTATAATTTTCCATCCCATATCAAAGGCACTTTTTACAGTATTCACTATTTCTTCTTCACTTAAATCTTTGTTGATAACATCTCTTAATCTCTGAGAACCTGCTTCAGGAGCTATGGTAAACCCTGTTTTTCTTACCTTTTGAATTTCTTCCATCAAATCTTTTGTTAGTCTTCCTGCTCGTATTGATGGAAGAGAAACAGATCTTGCCTCTTTCATATATCTTTTCATCAGAAATAATAAAAGTTCAGGAAAACAAGTATAATCACCAGTGCTTAAAGAAAGAAGGGACAAATCTTCATAACCTGTATTTTTTATTGATTTTTCAGCAATCTCCAAAAGTTTTTTAACACTTCTTTCCCTTACAGGCCTGTAAATCATTCCTGCCTGACAGAATCGACATCCTCTGGTGCATCCCCTGGAAATTTCAAGCCTGAGTCTATCGTGAACAGGTTTTCCATAAGGTATAATCGGTGAGACAGGAAACGGAGCGTCTTCAAGATCTTTTATTTTTCTTTTTTCAACTTTTCTATAATCAAAAAACTTACTTTCTAAAAAAAGATTTTCTTTTTTAGTATCTTCAAAAAATAAAGGCACATAAACACCTTGAATATCTTTTATTGAGTATAAAAGATCTGATTTTTTTCTACTTTTTATTTGTTTCCATTCTATAATTTTTTCAGATACTTCAAGAATTGCCTCTTCTCCATCTCCAATAAAAATAAAATCAAAGAAATCTGCCACAGGCTCAGGATTTACCATGCATGGGCCGCCTGCAATTACAAAAGGAAAACTTTCATCCCTTTGAGATGAGTAAAAAGGAATATCACCCAAATCCAAAATTTCAAGAATTCCTGTATAATTGAGCTCATATAAAAGAGAAAAACCAATAATATCAAAATCTTTTAAAGGTTTTTTTGTTTCAAGGCCGCCTATGGATATTTTATTTTTTTTAAGGTGCTCTTTCATGTCCGGAGATGGAACAAAAACCCTTTGAGCATAAATATCTTTATGACTATTAAGAATATCGTATAAAATTTGAATTCCAAAATGGGAAGACCCAATCTCATAAAGATCAGGAAAAGCCAGTGCAAAATTTAAAAGTATTTCTTCTTCATTTTTTTTTACCGCATTTACTTCATTTCCAAGATAGGTTCCGGGATTTTTTACATTTAGGTAAAAATTATTATATCTCATTTGTTTTTCCGTATTTTTTGATTTCAAAACTTAAGCTTTATATATTCCCCTGATTGCAACCCATCCTGATTCATTATAAATTTTTTCAGGCTCTATATTAAATTCTTCCATTTTTTCTATTACCATTTTCATTTTATC
The window above is part of the Desulforegulaceae bacterium genome. Proteins encoded here:
- a CDS encoding YkgJ family cysteine cluster protein; this translates as MDFTKYFKAYEELAKSVDKAFKKVADDFPKEVNCKPGCSDCCYALFDLTLIESLYINKKFREIYTDDVKRHEIINRAVKADREIHRLKKKAFDEQKQGVSDIEIIGMMAMERVRCPLLNENNQCDLYDFRPLNCRAYGVPTETGGTSHICGRTGFVQGEKYPAIKMDKLYEFLYQISNELVKNMNTKFTRMGDMLIPLSMAIMTDFDDNYLGIEDSKEIEL
- a CDS encoding rubredoxin; translated protein: MKQWECTVCGYIHEGDEPPETCPVCGVGKSAFTLIEKKEAEKPEQEEKEETSEAKPESSEKLKETKPSSLKEKIDQAILDHHLHPITVHIPNGVIPVAVFLLLIGSLFGNESLITAAYYNISLVFIFMPVVLYTGYIEWINRYRKAMTGIFQAKLVSAAVVATLSCVLALWKSFSADAGGGFYLILHLIMLASAGIAGHIGGKFVFKN
- the mnmE gene encoding tRNA uridine-5-carboxymethylaminomethyl(34) synthesis GTPase MnmE; the encoded protein is MINSFSNNNTIAAISTPPGNGGIGIIRVSGFNAFDIGLSLFKRKADKKFLSLKMEALKYRYLYHGFIIDPHLEFVIDEVLIVFMKSPYSYTREDIVEIHSHSGKFVLDKILSLVLNSGSEPAAPGEFTKRAFLNGRIDLTKAESVMDIINSSSEASHRIAASLSSGELKEKIIEARNKLIDIEANIIAFVDFPDDIDEYFDHSLFLKTINEIKKEIGSLILNYDNCHQVRDGYKITIAGPPNAGKSSLLNKLISKERAIVTSIPGTTRDIIEEALNLDGFPLVLSDTAGIRETDNEIEKIGVLKSRELLEKSDLIIFLIDGSEPFYPETDKLFQEIKNYPFILVVNKIDLFGKDVSRGTFLTEKNQPLYISAKENKGIDELKNKIVHYFGKNFTSSDSYLVPNKRQYSVLKKLNSKVSLISSSVNDNYDIELISYDLKTCIDLCSEIIGELVSPDILDRVFSNFCIGK
- a CDS encoding sodium ion-translocating decarboxylase subunit beta; the encoded protein is MENILLSFIENTGLYYFTYKHFIMLLIAFFFLYLGVFKKYEPLLLVPISFGMIIGNLPSPASMSLGVYSEGSVFYYLYQGVSQGIYPPLIFIGIGAMADFSYILSRPILILLGAAAQAGIFITFIGAYFLGFAPTESAAIGIIGGADGPTAIFLTSKLAPDLIGPIAIAAYSYMALVPVIQPPIMKLLTSKKERLITMSSDFREISKKEKVIFPVTALVICCLIAPGALPLLGMLFFGNLLKEAEVTNRLAEAAKGPLIDIVTILLGISVGASTQADVFLTKKSVTIFILGVVSFAIATMCGILFAKLMNMFLKEKINPLIGAAGVSAVPDSARVVQMVAAKENPGNYILMHAMAPNISGVIGSAIAAGVMWSIIGNF
- a CDS encoding cyclic nucleotide-binding domain-containing protein, producing MKEIILAFKNNEIFKDFNNNELWQLAGEMEKEVYVSGEKLFSAEEKASNIYILVDGHFLIHLPDKRAFTLMNPGDIIGTEPFLDKTHYVTTCTCLSKKGVCGVLTSKTLVNVEKRYASINSRLIRLKDEFLSKTKYFKR
- the yidD gene encoding membrane protein insertion efficiency factor YidD, with the protein product MIKKVFLFLIRFYQLAISPYLGDNCRFCPSCSAYSYQAIEKYGILKGLFLSLKRILKCNPFHPGGYDPLL
- the yidC gene encoding membrane protein insertase YidC; translated protein: MEQLRLLIAVVLSFIVFFGWNYFYTKNHLPSENTAFLENNTTQDNIDNKVNENKFYNIKDNLGAEETKNIIRSLPVDEKKYVIETDNYIAELSSVGAKLTSLRLKNYKEINGESSNFKEMIDNDFLSGSFFTELKSGTGLDLKKSNFYSKQNPGEIHFSSNKLDLVFEYQTESGFTIRKKYVFYKDSYLFDCEIDLINNTGYPFSNQLIVSINSEKPEARQIGFVGPSVYRNNNLDHIKIKKLDEEGNFNSKIEWGALESIYFITAVIPDFDESIICDFSILKDKYSGSKKEYIKADFISNPFSLQNGEKKIFKYHFYSGPKRMDILKSAGFKLEKSVDFGFFDAISKPCLWVLNYIYKVIPNYGVSIIMLTLLVKIIFWPLGTKSAKSMEQMKKIQPLMKEIREKYQNDKQRMNQEVMSLYKTYKVNPLSGCLPILVQIPIFFGLYRMLFSAIELRHAPFMLWIQDLSAPDRLFDLNFAIPFMKEPYGLPLLTIVMGASMFLQQKMTPTGGDPTQAKIMLFMPIFITVIFVNLPAGLVLYMLVNNLFTMGQQYYVSRFLSK
- the jag gene encoding RNA-binding cell elongation regulator Jag/EloR, with product MAIHKEYEGKDVESAIEAALKDLSVSADKLDYEVVEYGNKGLLFGLIGVKKAKIRIKVSSDKSEENISSLVDEAFSSGKPKEKKKPYFPKPDKKAKEEIKKDETKIVHEISSEKSAIEKEKTIVKSEEIKEVFVSSKEDKNDSFPLEISEDAVEKGREALEKILILLSDSFEISPEIRENEVLYNLKAENPGVIIGKKGQNLEAMQFIIDKIVNKISEGRVRVLIDIEDYLERRKQNLYSIALRYADKVKKTGKPATIGQLSAYERRFIHIALRDDRRVRTQSMGEGYYRKLVVFPSRRPKGKPRTSKNR
- the rnpA gene encoding ribonuclease P protein component, yielding MAEYKFDKSRRLLKRQEFLKLANIGSVSHSKHFIGVYGKKDKKSDLGRIGITVSKKVGNSVERNRIKRLVREYWRLNQHSLQSIPDINIIAKKSASFKDSKEIFKSLFILFKKTGKLKND